In the genome of Paramormyrops kingsleyae isolate MSU_618 chromosome 5, PKINGS_0.4, whole genome shotgun sequence, the window GGGAGATGAGGTCGCTGCCCCTGATTGGTTCCTGTGCTAACCAGCCTGCCAATGAAGTGCTGTTGAAGGAGGTAGTAGGAATAGACTATATAAATCAATAATTAAGTCTGGGAAGAATGGTGACCACACAGAATTTGTCATTGCCCCACACGTTAAAACTATCACTGGTGCATGAGGTCACACATTCAGAGATGCCCAGTGTTTGATAGGTTAGGTGCTGAAGCATCGAGGCCCTCGCTGGATGAAGAGTAATCGCAAATGGAGGGATTGATAGCTGAGGTTATTTGTCCTGCTGTGCTCCAGCTGTGCGTTAGTGATGTCACCCTCTGTTCCCCTTCCCTACCCTATCAGGTGGCCTTGCTGAAGGCTCAGGTGGAGCAGCTACAGAAGGTGAGGTTTGCAAGGGAAGGTGGGAAGTGTGGCCTAGAGGCCCCCTGTGGCCGAAGCCTGGAGGCAATGGAGAAGGCCCACAGGGAGGTGCTGGAGGAGCTACAGCGGCGGCATGAACGGGAGGTGAGGAAGCTGGAGGTGGAGCGCGACCGGCTGCTTCGGGAAGAGGCCCAGGCCACGGCGCAGGGTGAGTGGGTAGGGAACCCCGTTTGGGTGGCGAGGTGCCAGGCGAGGCTGCAGCGGACTGGGCTACTAAGCGTTTACGTTACTACCAGGGACCGACATAACTGATACTCACGCACACATTCACGGTGTAAAGGATTAAATACTTCTTAATTTCTTGCCATGACAGAgcaaatgtgtatttatattatgtgcatttgcacttTTATGACAAGAAATGATATCGCATTTAATCCTTTATACCGTAAATGTGTACTtacatttttgtgtttgcattttACGTCTTTCgcagacgcttttgtccaaagcgacatacaagtgAGAGGAGCACATTACAAGCATATGTTCTGTGGGGGAGTCGACTAGCCATAAGTGCAGCTGCAGTAAAAACCTAATAAGGCTATTCAATGATCAAAAGTGCAATATTAAGGTTAGTAGAGGAATTCATGGAACAGATGGGTGTTAAGGTGTTTCCAGAAGGTAGAGAGGGAGTCTGGTGACCGTATATGGTtcagcagctcattccaccatcaAAGAACCTCACAAGAGAACCATCCAGAGTGACTCTTCTTGTAGGGTAGAGGGAGCTTCAAACAGCATTGGTTTTCTGACCGAAGGGGCTGAGAAGTCTTGAAGACCCTCTTATTGGAGATGGGTGTCTGTTAATTGACGGACCTGTAAGCCTGTCAGCAAGAACTCGAACTCGATGTGAGCGGCGGTGGGCGACGGTGAAGATAGAGAAGCAGGGGTGTGACATGGGAATGTTTAGGTTGAGTGAATGTCAGACGTGTTGCCGTGTTTTGAATCATCCGCGGTGGTGTGACAGCAGAAGCTGGTAGACCTGCCAGTAGAGAGTTGTGAGGTAACAAGTGTCTGGACTAGAGGCTGAGCTGCGACCTTAGGCAGGTGGTTGTTGTTTATAATaacaatgatgatgataaataaTTAAGCCCAGTACTTCCtctttcattgtttttctttttgtctgtGCAAATGTTGCATTTAATTGACATTTTTAGTAGCATTTACACATTATCATAATgtcaacccccctccccctcccaaaTTCACACCCCTAGCTATGGAGGTGCTGAAGACGGCCCTGagggtggagctggaggaggaagTGGCGAGAGCGAGGAGACTGGGCGGAGGGACGGCCGAGCCGCAGGCCCTGCCGCAGACACAGTGAGTCACGTGACCTGTaggtcacacgcacacaccactTCGGAGGTGCCAGTAGTGGGATTATGGGTAAGCCTGTCATTTGTATACAAAGTAGGTCTGGCAAGCTGAGATGAAAACAGCTGCCCAAATGGCACGGTCGACCCGCCACAGGGCACGCACGCCGTACATTTAAGCATCGCAGTTCAAAAATCACTCCCATTATTTCTCCAGATTTATCTTTTGCTGGAACCCAATCAATGTAGAAGGACATGTTGTGACATTGTCTGAACTCCCGGATGCTCGGGTCCAATTCGGATGCGTTATCTCACTGTGAAAAAGccagtgcgtgtgtgcatgtgtacagCTCACTGGACAGCATGCAGTCGTCGCAGGTTTTGCTGTTTTGGCCACATGATCAAAGGTGATTCGTGAAATGCAGGCCCCAGGCATTAGGAATGTATGTATGGTGCTGCTGttatgtttaattttatttgtttagtacttttttggtcagtgcataattccatatatgtatTTTATAGTGTATATGTCTTTATTCTAAGTagtagagaatagtacaaatcaacctttctatgggtaggtgtgtccaaactttcgAGTGGTGCTGTATGTATGATGTGTGCattatatacataaaattatgGCTTTTTTCATTTTGGGACACTTGCATCCCGCAATTTTAGTTGTGGTCTAGAAGAATGTATGTGTTTAATAGTTTGTTTCCCTTCCCTGCAGTTTGTCTTATCTTGCTGCTGTCGCTGTCTGAGTGTCACTGTTGATAACCCGTTCCAGGTCTGAGCGGCTGGCCCAGCAGAGGGAGCTGGACAGCCTGTCAGAGCGGTACTCCCAGAAGTGCCTGGAGGTGAGGAGGGCGGAGGAGAGACACAGGGAGATGGAGAGGGAGGCGAGCCGAAGGGAGacggagctggagcagctgaagAAGGAGAATTGGGTGAGTGAGTAATTGTGGCTCTCTGTCAGCTCCTGGCTGGCTTCATCTGCCAGTGATTATGCATATTCATGTTTGCTATCAGCCTGAAATATtctatatatggaatgaaatacttaattttccatttgcacaagtctgagtacaggtacattggaatgcatCATTTCACGTATCCCTTCATGctctgctttgagacacacgcATGAGGCTTGGGGTCTGAGTGCAGGGTCAGGTCATTTATCTGGTGCCCCTGcagcatttgggggggggggggggtaagggcctttctcaagaGCCCAgtggacatgtgactattctgctgaggacGGTATTCAAGGCCTGGGGGCCTTTCTGTCAGGAACAGAGACTTAAAcctctgagccacacgctgGCCCAATTTCTAAGGTTCAGTTCTGCAAGTCCTTTCTGCCTGTGCACAGTTTGGTGACTGAGCTCACCAAGCAAAACTCAGTGTTTGGACTGTGCCATTTCTCACTGCAGGGTTTATTGCTGTACGCTGTTCTGCTGTAGATAACAGAAACGTGTGAATGGTGTTTGTAATCATTTCCTTTCTGCTTTCTGTCTGCACCACTCTTTGTCTCTGACGTTGACAGTTACTGTAGAATTTATCAGGGTGCCTAAGTTGCTTCAGCCATTGTAGAACTTGCAAGCTTCCAAAGAGAGAAGGCTTCCTTGTTAGCTGGTTTATCTTTCGCTGTCCTGTGAGTGACGTGTTGCCATGCGCTGTTAACTAACATGGTGTTCACATGCCCCTTTGCTTGTTCAGTTTGACCTGCCCTGGTGTaagccctctctctctcttcacaGGATCTGCAGTCTCATCTGATGAAGGAGATAAGCCACATGCGCTCAAGCTCTGAGCATGAGGGCTCAGACGGCGTCCTGCATGACAGCCACGAGCGCAGTTCCTGCGAGTTGGAGGTATGGCAGAAGCGACAAGGGGAACACTGCTGCAATTGATCACTGTCACCACCTAGTGGTCACTGCCTTTGAAATTCGGATTCTGCGATCGGCCGTCTAGCTGGATGTCGATTGAAGGTGTGCTTTctgctcgtgggagttttacttacacaaaaatgttctgagggcagaacaaaaaatgattgattctgagagataaccaatcagattgtagaggaggtaggtccaagcaactagaggacatgggaccaagacatctgattagttggtccctcagaacatttttgtgtaaataagtCCCATGAGCGTGTTTTCAGGTCCCGTGTGACGCCTATGTACCAGCCAACACTCGTTATTTTTCTTCTGGCAGGTGCTGCTCCGAGTGAAGGAGAACGAGGTCCAGTACCTGCATAAGGAGATCGGTTGCTTGAGGGACGAGCTGCTCTCCCTCAGCAAGGTTTGTAGGTGATATTTATGAACGTCCACACCTAAGCTGCTCAGCGTCTCCATCAGGCCTAAGGATGTATTACAGTAAGACCGAGGATAGCATCTACAGTATGTGCATATACCCTTCAAGTCCTGCTCTCCTCTGGTAGGAGAAGCGCTTGGCGTACGAGCGGTGCAAGGAGGCCAACGTGGAGCTGAACGCAGCGAAGAACCGCAGCGAACGGGAGCTTGAGGCCCTGCGTGAGCACCTGCGGCTGGCGATGGCGGCCCTGCGGGAAGGCCAGGAGCTGGGGAACAGCATGTCCCACTGAGACACCACAACCAGGTTGGAGATGGAGGCTGGTCGGCCCAACCTGCTTACCCAACTCCCCTTAGGAGAGAGAAGCCCTGTGGTCGTCACCATTCTGACAGCCATGTTGGCTTGTCTTCAGAAAGCTTAATCTCCAGGGGCTCCAACATGCTCAACGCTACCCAGTGCCGGTCAACCCAATAGGTGACATAGAGGGTGCTGGTTTAACTAGCCAACTTCACTGCATCTCGTACGGGGCAGGGGGGCGCACTGGCATTGATAGCTATTCTAGAGTGCCATGTTGGCTTTGACCGGTACTGACACAGCCTATGGTGACATGGAGATTGGCAGGGAGATGAAGATACCAGGACATGTGATTCTGTAGCAAGGGAACGCTGACTTGGTTCACGAGTTTCCTACCCAAGTACTGGCTCACTGTTTTGCACTTCTTGTCGCACGTTTCAGAGGGACAATACAAGAACTTAAATGTTATACCACTATAGTTGTGGCAAAGGACTGGAGTATAAGGTCTATTTAAACAATTATCGCCTCACTTCTCCCTTGGTACCCAAGGGCCCTATGAACGTGGAGACAAAAAAGCATATTAGGACCACTATACGTGGTCACTACGGAGGTGGATTCACTTAAATTTTCTCACACCTTCTTTGAAATCTTGCATTTTCTTCTGTACTTCCACTTTTCACCTTCTCTTGTTTTGCAGTGTCTGCAGGCTATTTCTCTAGAGTTTTTTTCAGACTTTTTGAAGCACGTATGAATGTCACTGACTGGTTGATTAAATCAGATGGCTGTCCACGGAGTGGCAGTGTTCAGAATTTCTGAGATTGCTGTAAGTAAAAATTCACAAAAACTACAAAATCGCCGTTCTTGGGACTGCTTGGGCCAAACAGAGAAACACCCACAAATGTTTTGTACTTGCTATACATCATCTTGAATCTGTACATTGACATGCACCAATGTTAATTTTGCTCAAACACCCTGTCAGTAGGATGTAGCTTCACTCACTGATATCTGTTACTTGAAAGACATACAGTCCATTGATGAAGCATCATTGCTTCAGACTAACTTTGAAAAACCtggaaaatgtttttgtttgaaCTCATTTTTCATGGTGCTGcaatatttttgtgtgtttgggaGTCAGTGGGTCAATGTTTCGCCACTTGGGAAAATCAGATTTTGTGGCAAATACTGGATTATCTTACTGCTTATGATGCAGGCTATAAAAATTTTACCATTTTAACTTCTAAAGAGTCACTTGTCACACAATTAAGAAAAAACCTCTAATTCAAgtgttttaaatcattttaatgacAATGAAAATATCCATTATTTTTCAAATGAGTTTTACTTTCTTGTGACCAGTAATATACAGAGCCTTAAGTTTTTAtattcaataaactggtgaATCATTTTTGTCACATGTTGAGTAGGTTACAGTTACTATATTTGACACACCAATACAACAAATGTTAATAAACActgtgatgatactgcattacTTTCTGTTCTTCTGTTAATAAATGTAACGTGTGAATTCTGCTGGGTTCCTAAGACCTCTTTTTGGTGATACTAGAATTTGTCTGATTTGTTGACATTGATGCGCCACTCAACCTGAAAGAGGAGAAGAGGAATCAGATGGTTATAGAGCCAGAAACCAAAATACTGGTTCATTGAAGTAAAACGAGTTATTTTTGCGGCATGTTCAGATCAAAAGATGAAAATGAGGCTAGTGTACAGAATGTCAGCTTTAATTCAGGTTCCTATTTTTCATCCTGAACTATGTTGTGTGAAGTGCCCTTTAATTTCCACTGAGCATAAAGTGTTATTCCACGCTGAATGTTCGTCCTATTTCACAGTTACAACTACTTATCTGATACTTTAATCCGATCTTCTACCCTGGGTAATTTTAGTACAGAAATTCCAATTTCAGGTGCTTTGTCCATGGGCCACACTTAGAACCATTTATAAGGCTGTATTCTGCACACAGCTCTGCTGATTGCTGCCCCATAGAGCTCAGTAGTGCAGTTCCTGCCTGTCACTTTGTAGGTTGAGGTTAATTTGCATAAAAATTTCTAACATACAAAATGGATCTGTATGAGCTTTTGCGATTGTCTTtaaggtgtttttttctttcctagATTTACATGGCGGACTGTGAAATCAGTGGGAAGAGTAAGACATGCAACAATGTCCTATGGCGTTttcatattttcaataaaacGATCTACTGGATGTCATTACACATTCTAACATGAGtgatttaacattttaaataatgttaaatttctatttattataaataatgttAATTTACTGGGGGCGGTGTTTGGCTCAGTGAGGTAGGGCACTATGATCAGAATCCCacggtcagcagagtgattcaCCATTGGCCCAGAGAGCCAGTCCCTTAAAGTGTgccataaataaatgtaatgaaaatgtACTATTCACTATTAAATGTCTTAAATGACGGTTTTAACAATAAAATTGTACATTCATCCAGTGGTTGATACAGAGAGTAGCCGATAGGCTCAACCTAGGGACACCTATGTGAAACTCATTACcgcacattttttaaaaacaggcTTAGATATTTACAATATGTGACCGCAAGAAAAATACAGCCGTGACTGTGGTGTCCAACCAACACGCAACGAAAAACTCGCACGGAATTATGGGTACAATTTAACATATAACGTCAGTCAAGAAATGTAAGAGAGGAAGTTCCAAATATTATCATACATAATTATAAGAAAACAATTCACATTCAATGTAATTAGTCAAAATGATGATTTAATTCAAATAAAtctttatataatatttttaatctgaatAAGTGAGCCATCCATAGATCCACCCCTGCATTAATCTAACTTCTAACCCTacatcctggtcagggtcttAGAGTAAAAATTACACATGTATTAAAACTTCAGTTTCACCAATGTGTAGAATAACCAGAATATTTGTTCATATGTTAATCTTCCTGGAGGAAGGACTTTCCTGGCACTAAGTTTGAATGGTAATGAGTGATTCCTTTCGGGGGACTGACATACTTTCTGTCCAATAAAAAGCATTCGGCTCTGTCGCTGAAACAAAGAACAACCCAACCCAATAGCAGCAGCGGCTGTGGTTTCGTAGGAATGAATAAGACATGGTGAGACTTGTGAGTAATGACTGATATTTTTAAAGAGGAAACTAGTTTTTTCCTAAACAATCTAGATCATAAATTATGAGACTCACCTTCAATGCTCCGGTCATCTTGACAGTTATTTTACTTTTTAGAAATGTATTAAGGTGACTATAATTTGTGAAACGGGTGGCAGCTTCACGATGCTGTTGTCCCCATTTATACAATCTTAAGACAGCAATAATATGTGTCAACTAGAAGTCAGCAAAAACCTCCTTGACGTAAAGGCCAGCGCTATGTACACAAATGTACAAGCGTATTACAGAGTATATGTTGACAATATCGTATTTAAAAACATTCACAGGAATGCAGTGTTACCTGCAGAGCGAACGTCAGCCTACGTCAGAATCATAAAGGCTACTGGGAGTGTATACAACATACAACCAAGCACTGAGAGCCCTGTAAAGTACGTACGTCTTGGTTTGTTGTGGGGGGGTACGCTAAACCCAGAACTCCGAACACACGCATTTGGGGGAGATGCAGGGAAATGACAAGGCAAAATTTTACCGCATCAATATAAAGTTCGAATTTAAGCTATACAGGAAGATTAATTACTGTACGGCTTCGAGCAACGGACCCCggttcccccccccctacccccctcaGTAACCGCAACCTGTTTGCACACATGTATGTATGGCATCTACAAACCTGTGTCCAGGGTTTAATCATCGTCATCCTCGGGAACAAAGATGTCGTTTTCTTCAAGCATAATGGCAAACTTCTTGCTTATCTGAGTTCCAATAAGTAGAAAAGGGACTACCACAATCATAATGCGAATCATTCCGAAGGGGATCTGCGaattgcaaaaaagaaaaagaaaatcactTAGTTACATCTTACAGAAAGATCATTCGATATTAGCATTTAGACACAGAAAGGTGCATGAATATAACATGAATGCATGGCAAGATTTAATTTTGCCCTACGAGGCGTATAATTTCACAATCAAGTCCCTATGGGCTGAAATTACGGGGGGTGGCGGGGTGGTTGAACCccccccaataataataataataataattaatactttattgatccccgtggggaaattgtttttacgcctcccccaacttgctctttgtagagcaagctgtccgcgaagggctgccacccgtagcggcgcccagggagctggggattgaggatcttgctcaaggacccgcagacgtgctgaggctgggcttgaaccagcaaccttgtgattacaggcacacggcttagcccactgagccacacacaatAATCACGTACTCCCCCCCAGCCCAGAGTTCAAGCCAAAGTTACGCCGTTGTAAGTACCTGACTCTTGATTACAACACATCTTTCCACCTGAGACTTCCTGACTACGTACGTTTCACTCTTTATGTTGCGTATCAGACTAAACGAATGTCGTAAATTACAAATATATCGTTAAAAATTCACCTGCTTGTAACATTTATGGGGTTTTAATATAGGCCATactgtttttaatataaaagtaTTCTCGACTCAGTGAACCAGAACCACTGAGTTGAAAAAATCATTTTCGGATGTAAGTCCTTCTATACCACCGTCGAAACATTTACAGTTATGAATAATTTCAATTACTATTATTTTCCGATTGCTGCTTAATTAATCCAGTGTGGTCCTGTCATGCGAAACTGCCGCTTACTTATAATCTCCCCAAACTTACTTTAGTCGGCTTAGGCAGAATGGCACCGGACGTCGTTGACACGGCGTTTCGACACTGAATAAGACGCGATGTgcccaaaaacctgcatgcaGTGTTACGTTTTAGGATTGCACTGTTTTTTAATGCATAAAACCTAAGAACTCCGGCGACTGCTGACGCCATCTTCCTGGTTTAAATGCCCCTCTAGTTTAAACTGGAAGTTCTGACTCCTTAGTTTGCCTTGTAGGTGGGACTTTGACGTTAATGAGGCGTGTTTAAAGGCGTGTCGGGtcgttttgaaaaaaaaaagaaaagaaaaaaaagtacacGTTGCATATCAAGTATTTCAAAGTAATGCTGTAAGTCCAGAGTTTTACTGCAACAGGAAACACACGTTAATAAataaaccagctggatttttacagtttttaagtTGTCCGTGTTATGTAacttttaattactttttaatgaaataatgaaTAGCATTGCTGTGCATTGCACTGTTGGTCACTGGGTGGCACTCACACTTCCAGCGGGGGGGGTACGTATCCCACACTCACTCCATATGTGCAAAAGATTAGGTTAGTGATGAATGTCTGGATACCTGGcccactgtatttttattcCCGGTAAATTATTACGGATTACAATTTAGgggaaataataaaatgaatctAATTAAATGAATTCTGCAAACTTTAACTTCTTCATTCATTGTTGCTCATTAATTGCTTGGGGTCAGAATatctccatccatctatctatccactCATCCACCTATCGATCTTATAACTGTTTATTCTGGTTATTGTTGCTGAGGTGGCCGGAGCCAACCCAGAGCACAAGACTGGGGTAGACAGATGGATAAATGAATTATTAACATcctggatggcatgccagtccatcacagggcacacaaaaTTAGGGACCCCACTTAGCCTAAGCGCTTGTCTTCGAATTGTCGGGGAAAACCGAAGTGAGGAGAGGAAGCCCACATGGCATGCTGGAGTTATCAACAAAGAAATAGAAGAGGAGTATAGAAGTCTGAAGGAGATGTGTAAGAAGAGCTACCGGCATCTCAGTGTGAGAAAGACAAAGCGGCTGGTGGCAGATATTAAATATCTGAATAATATAGgtaccattattattatgataaaACCGTATGATGCATAATCACTGTGTTCATCAACACATGTCTCTTCCCTCCCACAATCTATACCCCTCTGAATAGCAGAAGAGTCATCCATCCACTCACCACATGCATCCCTTTCTCTCAGCACTGAAACTTAGTGAGACACCAACACCAAGCTAAATTTGGTATGAGTGTGGAGGTTATTGAGGCTGTTGTGCAACTTAACCACAAGAGAGAGCAGAGATTCTACCTGTTTGCATTTGCTGAGCATGAAAGCATAGAGAAATCCATCACAAGTAAgagaagcacacacacacacatacatatattgttaaacaaaaacaaacagcacagaAATTATTGGGATTCATACCCAGGCACGGGAAACCATTGTTGTTAAGGTATGGCATAGCTGCCCCATAAAGGGCATTGAACCATTTCCCAGAACCGTGTCTTTCCGTACGTAAGAGGACACATATGAGAGAGACATTTAATTTCTTCTGCTCTGGCCTATTTGGCTTTCATTATGAAATTGTGGTTTTAGGCTGTCCTGCCAGCTGCCATCTATCAAATAGGCAGCCTCCACAGTGCCTGAATCAGGCGTGTgtctttaaatatatatatatttgctgaTTCAATTTAAAGAATGGAATTTTCTTTCTGTATTTTTGGAAGAAATAAGTCTGAGAACATTTAGTCCTTCTTTACTGAGCACAAGTATGAATTGCTATGTATCACATCAAAAGAACCTTACATGTCCATTTTCCACCagcccccctgctcccccctcccctttggCGGCTCTTATATGATGTGTAGCACCTAACAAACAGAAGTAAACAAGAGGTTGTTTCACCTAAAACTAATACGGTACAAGATCCCCACAATCCTGGTATCAAGCAGTTCAGAAGCAATAAGCATCCCATATGTCATGCGCTTAAATGATAAAAGGTACCTACTCACATACTTGTGACAGTTCTCACTGCTAGGGGTGGTATGCGGAGGACACACCTAATGCCAGTGGATAGAATCGGTTCAGCACAAAAGTGCATGAggacatatactgtaaataaacacTGAAGCAGTTTGATCTGGGCTCCAGATGCCTCAGCTGCACGATGTCAGCTCTAGCGATTCACTGGAGGCAAAAAGCACCATCAGAATTCAATatacaaaactgtaaaataaattaaatcttTTATCGGTTTATTTACCTTATTAACACAATCCTTTTGCTATTCTACACAAAACTATGCAGAATTCTTAAgcatataaaatcaagcacctagccatgcagtcaggttcaCGAACATTTGTggtagatattccacggtcaagtgcaagtggtattattgcaaagtggaagcatttagggacaGCAGAACCTCAGCCACAAAGTGACAGATCACGTGAAGTAACAGCAGGGTCACCGAGCGCTGAGGTGCATATAGTGGGTAAAAGCTGTCAATGCTCtattgactcaataactgcactGTTCCAAACTTCCTGCATTAACCGCAGCACATAAATATgcaccaggagcttcatggagtCGGCTTCCActgccgagcagctgcatgcacaCCTCACATGACTAAGTGCAGTGCCAAGcatcagatgcagtggtgtaaaacaCACCACTACTGGACTCTGGAgtagtggaaacatgttctgtggagtgacgagtCACACTTCTCTGCCAGTCTGTTGGACGAGTCTgagtttggcggttgccaggagaacgttacctgcttcactgcattgtgccaactgtacggtttggtggaggagggataatggtatggggttgtttttctggGGTTGGGGTAGGCCCAGCGGCCTTAGTAACaatgaagggaactcttaatgcttcagcataccaagacattttagacaattctATGATATCAACTATGtgagaacagtttggggaaggcccttttctgttccagcatgactgtgccccaccACACAAaccaaggtccataaagacacgcttaagtgagtttggtgtggaagaacctgactgtcccgcacagagccctgacctcatccccactgaacacctttgggataaactagaatggagattgtgagtgaggccttcacatccaacatcagtgcctgacctcacaaatgttcttctggatgaatgtgcaaaaattcccacagaaacactccaaaatcttgtggaaagtcttcccagaagagtggcagctgttatagctgcaatgggggggcaactccatattgatgcctatgtaTTTAGCATGAGATGTCATAAAAggtcctgtaggtgtaatggccaggtgtcccaatacttttgtccgtATAATGTATGTTTATTTATGAAGACGTGATAGTGAAGACAACACAACAATAACATTGAGGTTATAATAAATGACAATGGTGATGTAAATCGAGGGATTTTGAGAAAATATATTTAAGGAATATTGAGGAATGTTGAGGAAATGTCACAACAGAATTGACACTACAGAAATGTCGTTAGCGTCGTTGCGGCAACGTCGCTGCCCACGGCGGAAGAGATGGTGATGACGTCATTGcgaacagccaatcacagcaggCAACGGGGAGCACTTCCTTAAGTCACAGAAACAGCCGAGCGCGCTTGGTGAGAGGGAAGTGCAAGACCTGAAAGTgcataagaaagaaaaaatatttacatataacAAAGATATAGGATGTACAAAAATTACTAGCGATCGAATGAGATTTATTGCTATCACTCCCAACCAACAAGGCATATATTTTCATTTCTAATAAATATAGTCCAGCTAACTTTCGATAAGAGTGTAGCTAGCGCGACGGATAGCCAGCGAAGTATCGCGCCACACCGCTGCTCGTGCTTTCAAAAAAGGCGTCGCGTCGGGGGGTGAAAACAGCAAAATAAGTGTGGGGAGCATGTGGAGCTGGTGAATGGTGCCACATAACGCCGTTTACGCCATCGCTAACCGAATCGGGAGGCTTGCGAAGTGAAATAAAAGTTGCTCTCCCCAGGCCTGTCGGGAGCGACTGACTGTCGTATGTATAGACAAGCGGCGTGGGCTGTCTGTCAGAAAGAGGAAAGATGTCGGCTCAGGCGCAAATGCGAGCGATGCTGGACCAGCTAATGGGCACGGGCAGAGACGGTGAGTTCAAGGAAGCGAGAAATTAATAATAGTCAAGCTTATTTAAAGGCACCAGGGGAAATGGCTTAACTGCACTGCTATCTGTGCGGGGAAAGGAAACGCGCCTGTTACCGGCCGCTCGATGGCAGTGATCGAGCTCTTCATTCCGCTTTTGAAAACAGCGTTTCATCGCCTTTCAGCTTTTTCAACTCGCTGCTTACGGTTTGCCTGCGAACGGTTGGGGTTTCATGTTTCTTTGTTAATTTGGCAAACGGGCCGGTAAATTGAAACTGAAACCCGATGCACTT includes:
- the LOC111845260 gene encoding TRIO and F-actin-binding protein-like isoform X4, with amino-acid sequence MEKQPDLLNFKKGWMSKLDDDGEWRKHWFVLTDASLRFYRDARAEEKEDLDGEIDLRSCVGVSEFDVEKNYGFQIQTQGAVFTLSAMTSGIRRNWLEVLRKNVLPSSSPDIMQLSDSRSDKEIRTSCPVLPAHRDSGSEVMTPTPHQLDCVELAPVMDTQAPAQPVSTPETKEGLDREQARRLEDRTRWFQAAVPAKEPPPGSSPWDTVHLKKGTSSASNLEETLERKWVEFERLPLREMRSLPLIGSCANQPANEVLLKEVALLKAQVEQLQKVRFAREGGKCGLEAPCGRSLEAMEKAHREVLEELQRRHEREVRKLEVERDRLLREEAQATAQAMEVLKTALRVELEEEVARARRLGGGTAEPQALPQTQSERLAQQRELDSLSERYSQKCLEVRRAEERHREMEREASRRETELEQLKKENWDLQSHLMKEISHMRSSSEHEGSDGVLHDSHERSSCELEVLLRVKENEVQYLHKEIGCLRDELLSLSKEKRLAYERCKEANVELNAAKNRSERELEALREHLRLAMAALREGQELGNSMSH
- the LOC111845260 gene encoding TRIO and F-actin-binding protein-like isoform X3 — translated: MNNRLQTYLCRTCAFKVNDPQLRRRLSSAQHSGFNCEMKLGLHVIVGAGVQPPDLLNFKKGWMSKLDDDGEWRKHWFVLTDASLRFYRDARAEEKEDLDGEIDLRSCVGVSEFDVEKNYGFQIQTQGAVFTLSAMTSGIRRNWLEVLRKNVLPSSSPDIMQLSDSRSDKEIRTSCPVLPAHRDSGSEVMTPTPHQLDCVELAPVMDTQAPAQPVSTPETKEGLDREQARRLEDRTRWFQAAVPAKEPPPGSSPWDTVHLKKGTSSASNLEETLERKWVEFERLPLREMRSLPLIGSCANQPANEVLLKEVALLKAQVEQLQKVRFAREGGKCGLEAPCGRSLEAMEKAHREVLEELQRRHEREVRKLEVERDRLLREEAQATAQAMEVLKTALRVELEEEVARARRLGGGTAEPQALPQTQSERLAQQRELDSLSERYSQKCLEVRRAEERHREMEREASRRETELEQLKKENWDLQSHLMKEISHMRSSSEHEGSDGVLHDSHERSSCELEVLLRVKENEVQYLHKEIGCLRDELLSLSKEKRLAYERCKEANVELNAAKNRSERELEALREHLRLAMAALREGQELGNSMSH
- the LOC111845263 gene encoding essential MCU regulator, mitochondrial-like, which gives rise to MASAVAGVLRFYALKNSAILKRNTACRFLGTSRLIQCRNAVSTTSGAILPKPTKIPFGMIRIMIVVVPFLLIGTQISKKFAIMLEENDIFVPEDDDD
- the LOC111845260 gene encoding TRIO and F-actin-binding protein-like isoform X5 — its product is MTPDLLNFKKGWMSKLDDDGEWRKHWFVLTDASLRFYRDARAEEKEDLDGEIDLRSCVGVSEFDVEKNYGFQIQTQGAVFTLSAMTSGIRRNWLEVLRKNVLPSSSPDIMQLSDSRSDKEIRTSCPVLPAHRDSGSEVMTPTPHQLDCVELAPVMDTQAPAQPVSTPETKEGLDREQARRLEDRTRWFQAAVPAKEPPPGSSPWDTVHLKKGTSSASNLEETLERKWVEFERLPLREMRSLPLIGSCANQPANEVLLKEVALLKAQVEQLQKVRFAREGGKCGLEAPCGRSLEAMEKAHREVLEELQRRHEREVRKLEVERDRLLREEAQATAQAMEVLKTALRVELEEEVARARRLGGGTAEPQALPQTQSERLAQQRELDSLSERYSQKCLEVRRAEERHREMEREASRRETELEQLKKENWDLQSHLMKEISHMRSSSEHEGSDGVLHDSHERSSCELEVLLRVKENEVQYLHKEIGCLRDELLSLSKEKRLAYERCKEANVELNAAKNRSERELEALREHLRLAMAALREGQELGNSMSH